A window from Mus caroli chromosome 2, CAROLI_EIJ_v1.1, whole genome shotgun sequence encodes these proteins:
- the Wfdc2 gene encoding WAP four-disulfide core domain protein 2: MPACRLCLLAAGLLLGLLLFTPLSATGTDEAEKPGVCPQLEPITDCVLECTLDKDCADNRKCCQAGCSSVCSKPNGPSEGELSGTDTKLSETDTTTQSAGLDHTTSPLGGQVSTKPPAVTRESLGVQEKQGSCPSVDLPKLGLCEDQCQVDSQCSGNMKCCRNGCGKMACTTPKF, from the exons atgcctgcctgtcgcCTCTGCCTGCTGGCCGCTGGCCTCCTACTAGGGCTGCTACTGTTCACCCCCCTCTCAGCCACAG GCACCGATGAAGCAGAGAAACCCGGCGTGTGCCCCCAGCTCGAACCAATTACGGACTGTGTGTTGGAGTGCACTTTGGACAAGGACTGTGCGGACAACCGCAAGTGCTGCCAGGCGGGCTGCAGCTCTGTCTGCTCCAAGCCTAATG GACCGAGCGAAGGAGAGCTCTCGGGGACAGATACTaaactctcagagactgacaCTACTACTCAATCAGCAGGCCTTGACCACACTACTTCACCATTGGGAGGTCAAGTCTCCACGAAGCCACCGGCTGTGACCAGGGAAAGCTTAGGTGTCCAAG AAAAGCAGGGGAGCTGCCCCAGTGTGGACTTACCCAAGCTCGGCCTCTGTGAGGACCAGTGCCAGGTGGACAGCCAGTGTTCTGGCAACATGAAATGCTGCCGCAATGGATGTGGGAAGATGGCCTGCACCACACCCAAATTCTGA
- the Spint3 gene encoding kunitz-type protease inhibitor 3, translating into MQLQASFFLFLILIFCPELCAEPNNVPRKSLPPMCILPKDTGGCRAVFVRWYYNSKAGKCEWFRYGGCKGNENNFPSRSQCQAVCTNT; encoded by the exons ATGCAACTCCAGGCCTCCTTCTTCTTATTCCTGATCCTCATCTTCTGCCCAGAGCTTTGCGCAGAACCAAATAACG TGCCCAGGAAGTCCTTACCGCCTATGTGCATCCTTCCTAAGGACACGGGCGGATGCCGAGCTGTGTTTGTGAGATGGTACTATAACTCCAAAGCTGGCAAGTGTGAGTGGTTCCGCTATGGAGGCTGCAAAGGCAACGAGAACAACTTCCCGAGCAGAAGTCAGTGCCAGGCAGTCTGCACCAACACCTGA